From Longimicrobiaceae bacterium, one genomic window encodes:
- a CDS encoding BrnT family toxin — protein MGRGERREELEQARGVHRRVRGSLFNQPLVVAEDVAHSQQEDRFYALGHADGGRMLFVVFTLRGALIRVISARDMSRKERKVYGSL, from the coding sequence ATGGGACGCGGGGAACGGCGAGAAGAACTGGAACAAGCACGGGGTGTCCACCGCCGAGTGCGAGGAAGTCTCTTCAACCAGCCGCTGGTGGTCGCGGAGGACGTGGCACACTCGCAGCAGGAGGACAGGTTCTACGCGCTGGGCCACGCGGACGGGGGGCGTATGCTCTTCGTGGTGTTCACCCTCCGGGGCGCGCTGATCCGGGTGATCTCCGCGCGAGACATGAGCCGCAAGGAGAGAAAGGTCTACGGCAGCCTATGA
- a CDS encoding amidohydrolase has protein sequence DAAGIGPRTRAPQGGEIARDPRTGEATGILKESAMGLVSRRIPAPSPAQVKRGVRAALELAARTGVTSIQTSATPTDVRVYSELLEDDSLTVRVYAWHPLERETIRAFRELGITAGFGDEWLRMGMLKGYTDGTLGSRTSYMLEPFADDHSHRGLAQYTDAQLDSLVTAADAAGLQVILHAIGDAANRQALDAFERAARVNGTRARRHRIEHAQILDRADIPRFARLGVIASMQPTHATSDMRWVETRIGGERATEGAYVWRSLLDAGATVIFGTDFAVEPMAPVEGIYSAVTRQSREEPGTPPGGWLPEQRLTREEAIRLYTAASAYGEWEEERKGTLRPGMLADLVVWDRDLLTVPEEEILRAAPELTVVGGRVVHRK, from the coding sequence GGACGCGGCGGGGATCGGGCCGCGCACCCGCGCGCCGCAGGGCGGCGAGATCGCGCGCGACCCGCGCACCGGCGAGGCCACCGGGATCCTCAAGGAGTCCGCCATGGGGCTGGTCTCCCGCCGAATTCCCGCCCCCTCCCCGGCCCAGGTGAAGCGGGGGGTGCGTGCGGCGCTGGAGCTGGCGGCGCGAACCGGCGTCACCAGCATCCAGACCAGCGCCACCCCCACCGACGTGCGGGTCTACAGCGAGCTGCTGGAGGACGACTCCCTGACCGTGCGCGTCTACGCCTGGCACCCGCTCGAGCGCGAGACGATCCGCGCCTTCCGCGAGCTGGGGATCACGGCCGGGTTCGGCGACGAGTGGCTGCGGATGGGGATGCTCAAGGGGTACACGGACGGGACGCTCGGCTCGCGGACCTCGTACATGCTGGAGCCGTTCGCGGACGACCACTCGCACCGCGGGCTGGCGCAGTACACCGACGCGCAGCTCGACTCGCTGGTGACCGCCGCGGACGCCGCCGGGCTCCAGGTGATCCTGCACGCCATCGGCGACGCCGCCAACCGGCAGGCGCTGGACGCCTTCGAGCGGGCGGCGCGCGTGAACGGCACGCGCGCGCGGCGGCACCGGATCGAGCACGCGCAGATCCTCGACCGGGCCGACATCCCGCGCTTCGCCCGGCTGGGGGTGATCGCCTCCATGCAGCCGACGCACGCCACCAGCGACATGCGCTGGGTGGAGACGCGCATCGGCGGCGAGCGGGCGACCGAGGGCGCGTACGTCTGGCGCTCCCTGCTGGACGCGGGCGCGACGGTGATCTTCGGGACGGACTTCGCCGTGGAGCCCATGGCCCCGGTGGAGGGGATCTACTCCGCGGTGACGCGCCAGAGCCGCGAGGAGCCGGGCACCCCGCCGGGCGGGTGGCTCCCGGAGCAGCGCCTCACGCGCGAGGAGGCGATCCGCCTGTACACGGCCGCCTCCGCGTATGGGGAGTGGGAGGAGGAGCGCAAGGGGACGCTGCGCCCCGGGATGCTGGCGGACCTGGTGGTGTGGGACCGCGACCTGCTCACCGTCCCGGAGGAGGAGATCCTGCGGGCGGCGCCGGAGCTGACCGTGGTCGGCGGGCGGGTGGTCCACCGGAAGTAG
- a CDS encoding BrnA antitoxin family protein produces the protein MSEKVPRFGSEDEEREFWAEHDSVEYVDWSRARKTVLPNLKPSTRTISLRLPEMMLDELKLLANRRDVPYQSLIKVFLAERIERELRGFRERSPGGLRVLRERRRPDDAAE, from the coding sequence ATGAGCGAAAAGGTCCCCCGTTTCGGGAGCGAGGACGAGGAGCGCGAGTTCTGGGCGGAGCACGACTCCGTGGAGTACGTGGACTGGAGCCGCGCCCGGAAGACGGTGCTTCCCAACCTGAAGCCGTCCACCCGCACCATCTCCCTGCGGCTCCCGGAGATGATGCTCGACGAGCTGAAGCTCCTGGCGAACCGCAGGGACGTGCCGTACCAGTCGCTGATCAAGGTGTTCCTGGCGGAACGGATCGAGCGGGAGCTGCGCGGCTTCCGCGAACGCTCCCCCGGCGGGCTCCGGGTGCTGCGGGAGCGGCGGCGGCCGGACGACGCGGCGGAATGA